One genomic segment of Amycolatopsis granulosa includes these proteins:
- the cobU gene encoding bifunctional adenosylcobinamide kinase/adenosylcobinamide-phosphate guanylyltransferase: protein MTKLTQRLAASLEAAARLLRRYGDDEAKVLVLGGVRSGKSRHAERLMARHPEVVYVAPGPVPTGDDPEWAARIALHRARRPANWHTVETGDLATTVRKASRPLLIDCLGTWVTRVLGDVGAWEGKRDWELRLDERLEEFLDAWQVAHVPIVAVTNEVGMGVVPATTSGRLFRDVLGALNDRVAAQADSVQLVVAGRILHLDERARL, encoded by the coding sequence ATGACCAAGCTGACCCAGCGGCTGGCCGCCTCACTGGAGGCCGCCGCCCGGCTGCTCCGCCGGTACGGGGACGACGAGGCGAAGGTGCTGGTCCTGGGCGGAGTCCGCTCGGGCAAGTCGCGCCACGCCGAGCGTCTGATGGCCCGCCATCCCGAAGTCGTCTACGTCGCGCCCGGCCCGGTGCCCACCGGCGACGACCCCGAATGGGCGGCGCGGATCGCGCTGCACCGCGCCCGCAGACCCGCGAACTGGCACACGGTGGAGACCGGCGACCTCGCGACGACCGTCCGCAAGGCGTCGCGCCCGCTGCTGATCGACTGCCTGGGCACCTGGGTCACCCGGGTGCTCGGCGACGTCGGCGCGTGGGAGGGCAAACGGGACTGGGAGCTGCGGCTGGACGAACGGCTGGAGGAGTTCCTCGACGCCTGGCAGGTCGCGCACGTGCCGATCGTCGCGGTGACCAACGAGGTCGGCATGGGTGTGGTGCCCGCGACAACCTCCGGGCGGCTGTTCCGTGATGTGCTGGGGGCGCTCAACGATCGCGTCGCGGCGCAGGCCGACAGCGTGCAGCTGGTGGTGGCCGGACGGATCCTGCACCTCGACGAAAGGGCTCGGCTGTGA
- a CDS encoding putative cobaltochelatase, with translation MRPYPFTAVVGMPDLRLGLVLSAISPAIGGVLVRGEKGTAKSTMVRALAGLLPEVDVVEGCRFSCDPVAPDPDCPDAPHEVRALRRPARLVELPVGAAEDRVIGSLNLERALTEGITDFQPGLLAAAHRGLLYVDEVNLLHDHLVDTLLDAAAMGRATVEREGVSVSHAARFVLIGTMNPEEGELRPQLLDRFGLTVEVAASRDPEQRAEVIRRRLAYEADPDSFAAGYADSDAQLAAEIAAAQKLLPAVELTGDAVRRIAEVCAAFEVDGMRADIVTARTAVAHAAWSGRTEVTSEDIRVAARLALPHRRRRNPFDAPGIDEEQLEQALRDTEPPEDPGPPDDDGPGSGAPPANGEDGAGNGEDGDRSGERGTANGEHGGGQQQSVGAGKPYRARMFSVAGVGAGAHGRRSRALTDAGRTIGVRPPGTRQGRPHLIATVRAAAPHQRSRGRDGAGLVLRPGDLRFALREGREGNLVLFCVDASGSMGARARMREVKAAVLSLLLDAYQRRDKVGLVTFRAGAAELALPPTISVEAAAARLEGLPAGGRTPLAEGLLEAARVLRVEAVRDPRRRPLLVVVTDGRATSGADAVARAHAAAEVLAAAGVASVVMDCETGRMRLGLAAELAAHLGGEHVPLGEVAADALATEVRRRAA, from the coding sequence TTGAGGCCGTATCCGTTCACCGCTGTCGTCGGGATGCCGGACCTCCGGCTCGGACTGGTGCTGTCGGCGATTTCCCCGGCCATCGGTGGCGTCCTGGTGCGGGGCGAGAAGGGCACCGCGAAGTCGACCATGGTGCGCGCGCTGGCCGGCCTGCTGCCCGAGGTCGACGTCGTCGAGGGTTGCCGCTTCTCCTGCGACCCCGTGGCACCGGACCCGGACTGCCCGGACGCGCCGCACGAGGTGCGCGCGCTCCGCCGCCCGGCCCGGCTGGTCGAACTCCCGGTCGGGGCGGCCGAGGACCGCGTGATCGGCTCGCTCAACCTGGAACGCGCCCTCACCGAGGGCATCACCGACTTCCAGCCCGGGCTGCTCGCCGCCGCGCACCGCGGCCTGCTCTACGTCGACGAGGTCAACCTGCTGCACGACCACCTCGTCGACACGCTGCTCGACGCCGCGGCGATGGGCCGCGCGACCGTCGAACGCGAGGGCGTGTCGGTGTCGCACGCGGCGCGGTTCGTGCTGATCGGCACGATGAACCCGGAGGAGGGCGAGCTGCGGCCGCAGCTGCTCGACCGGTTCGGCCTCACCGTCGAGGTCGCCGCGAGCCGCGACCCGGAGCAGCGCGCCGAGGTGATCCGCCGCCGGCTGGCCTACGAGGCCGACCCGGATTCCTTCGCCGCCGGCTACGCGGACTCCGACGCCCAGCTCGCGGCCGAGATCGCCGCGGCGCAGAAGCTGCTGCCGGCGGTCGAGCTGACCGGCGACGCGGTGCGGCGGATCGCCGAGGTGTGTGCCGCGTTCGAGGTGGACGGGATGCGCGCGGACATCGTCACCGCACGCACCGCCGTCGCGCACGCGGCGTGGAGCGGGCGCACCGAGGTGACGAGCGAGGACATCCGTGTCGCCGCGCGGCTGGCGCTGCCGCACCGGCGGCGCCGCAACCCGTTCGACGCGCCCGGCATCGACGAGGAGCAGCTGGAGCAGGCGCTGCGGGACACCGAGCCGCCGGAGGACCCGGGTCCACCGGATGACGACGGTCCCGGCTCGGGCGCCCCGCCCGCGAACGGTGAAGACGGTGCCGGGAACGGTGAAGACGGTGACCGGAGCGGCGAACGCGGTACCGCGAACGGTGAACACGGTGGGGGGCAGCAGCAGTCCGTCGGTGCCGGGAAGCCCTACCGGGCCAGGATGTTCAGCGTCGCCGGGGTGGGGGCCGGCGCGCACGGGAGGCGGTCCCGCGCGCTGACCGATGCCGGGCGCACCATCGGTGTCCGGCCGCCGGGAACCCGGCAGGGACGGCCGCACCTGATCGCGACCGTGCGGGCGGCGGCGCCGCACCAGCGGTCGCGCGGCCGGGACGGGGCCGGACTGGTGCTGCGGCCCGGCGATCTCCGGTTCGCGCTGCGCGAGGGCCGCGAGGGCAACCTGGTGCTGTTCTGTGTGGACGCATCCGGCTCGATGGGGGCGCGGGCGCGGATGCGCGAGGTCAAGGCCGCAGTACTGTCCCTGCTGCTGGACGCCTACCAGCGGCGGGACAAGGTGGGGCTGGTGACGTTCCGCGCCGGTGCCGCGGAGCTGGCGCTGCCGCCGACGATCAGCGTCGAGGCGGCCGCCGCGCGGCTCGAAGGGCTGCCGGCCGGCGGCCGGACTCCGCTCGCCGAGGGGCTGCTCGAGGCCGCGCGGGTGCTGCGCGTCGAGGCCGTCCGCGATCCGCGCCGCCGTCCGCTGCTGGTCGTGGTCACCGACGGCCGGGCGACCAGCGGCGCGGACGCCGTGGCGCGTGCGCACGCCGCCGCGGAGGTGCTGGCCGCGGCCGGGGTGGCGTCGGTGGTGATGGACTGCGAAACCGGCCGCATGCGCCTGGGGCTGGCCGCGGAACTGGCCGCCCACCTCGGCGGCGAGCACGTGCCACTGGGCGAGGTCGCCGCGGACGCACTGGCCACCGAGGTCCGACGGAGGGCTGCCTGA
- a CDS encoding cyclic nucleotide-binding domain-containing protein gives MILSNVLRGFRALIGEHLWDALVSQGATRSFRAGSFLLRQGDPGGSVLVLLRGRVKVTGHDQQGAELLVSLRAAGDLVGEIAGVPQMTRTASVQAIDHCTAQVLTAEKFREFLKRNRIDGHFTDYLLGKLSETVPYQMQLVHFSSRRRLARLMLELVALADPGHPDRMRVPFSQESLARALGLSRSTVAEQIAVLRELGALTAGRRLVVADLDKLAGSAGL, from the coding sequence GTGATCTTGTCCAACGTTCTACGTGGGTTCCGGGCTCTGATCGGCGAACACCTGTGGGACGCGCTCGTCTCCCAGGGCGCAACGCGCAGCTTCCGGGCCGGATCCTTCCTGTTGCGCCAGGGTGACCCCGGTGGTTCGGTGCTGGTGCTCCTGCGTGGCCGGGTGAAGGTCACCGGCCACGACCAGCAGGGCGCGGAACTGCTCGTCTCGTTGCGGGCCGCCGGCGATCTGGTCGGAGAGATCGCGGGTGTCCCGCAGATGACGCGGACGGCAAGCGTGCAGGCGATCGACCACTGCACCGCGCAGGTGCTCACCGCCGAGAAGTTCCGCGAGTTCCTCAAGCGGAACCGGATCGACGGGCACTTCACCGACTACCTCCTCGGGAAGTTGTCCGAGACCGTGCCCTACCAGATGCAACTCGTGCACTTCAGCTCACGACGGCGGCTCGCCCGGCTCATGCTGGAGCTGGTCGCGCTCGCCGACCCGGGGCATCCGGACCGCATGCGCGTGCCGTTTTCGCAGGAGAGCCTCGCCCGTGCGCTGGGGTTGTCGCGCAGCACGGTCGCCGAGCAGATCGCGGTGCTGCGCGAGCTGGGAGCACTCACCGCCGGACGGCGGCTCGTGGTGGCAGACCTCGACAAGCTGGCCGGCAGCGCCGGCTTGTGA
- the cobO gene encoding cob(I)yrinic acid a,c-diamide adenosyltransferase, with protein sequence MPQGKPLVVPDDGLTTRQRRNRPLLAVHTGAMKGKSTAAFGMALRAWNQGWSIGVFQFVKSAKWKVGEENAFRALGALHESTGQGGPVEWHKMGEGWSWSRKQGSDEDHAANAREGWAEIERRLAAERHDFYVLDEFTYPLHWGWIGTAEVVAALENRPGRQHVVITGRNAPAELIEAADLVVEMTKVKHPMDTGQKGQRGIEW encoded by the coding sequence ATGCCACAGGGAAAACCGCTGGTGGTGCCGGACGACGGGCTCACCACACGGCAGCGCCGCAACCGGCCGCTGCTCGCCGTCCACACCGGTGCGATGAAGGGCAAGTCGACCGCCGCGTTCGGCATGGCGCTGCGTGCCTGGAACCAGGGCTGGTCGATCGGCGTGTTCCAGTTCGTCAAGTCGGCGAAGTGGAAGGTGGGCGAGGAGAACGCGTTCCGCGCGCTCGGCGCCCTGCACGAGAGCACCGGCCAGGGCGGGCCGGTCGAGTGGCACAAGATGGGCGAGGGCTGGAGCTGGTCGCGCAAACAGGGCTCCGACGAGGACCACGCCGCCAACGCGCGGGAGGGCTGGGCGGAGATCGAACGGCGCCTGGCAGCCGAACGGCACGACTTCTACGTCCTGGACGAGTTCACCTACCCGCTGCACTGGGGCTGGATCGGCACCGCGGAGGTCGTTGCCGCGCTCGAGAACCGGCCGGGCCGCCAGCACGTGGTGATCACCGGCCGCAACGCGCCGGCGGAGCTGATCGAGGCAGCCGACCTCGTCGTGGAGATGACCAAGGTGAAGCATCCGATGGACACCGGGCAAAAGGGCCAGCGCGGGATCGAATGGTGA
- the cobC gene encoding Rv2231c family pyridoxal phosphate-dependent protein CobC, which yields MADYDLHHHGDREVGDGLADLAVNVRLPAPPPWLRAELVAALDELAAYPSAEAAREAVAARHGRDASDVLVTAGAAEAFTLLATALRPRHAVVVHPQFTEPEAALRAAGHEVERVALSAADGFVLRPVPADADLVFVGNPTNPTSVLHPAAALRALARPGRILVVDEAFLDAVPGEPESLAGERLPGVVVIRSLTKTWGIAGLRAGYVLAEPPVVAALRAVQPPWSVSTLAARAVVACSRPPALDEADKLAVRAEQDREYLVAGLRALGVEVAGEPRGPFVLVRIPGAAALRLRLREAGYAVRRGDTFPGLDGDWLRIAVRDHAVTDGFLAALESRLNG from the coding sequence ATGGCTGACTACGACCTGCACCACCACGGGGATCGGGAGGTGGGCGACGGGCTGGCCGACCTGGCGGTGAACGTCCGGTTGCCCGCGCCGCCGCCCTGGTTGCGCGCGGAACTGGTGGCGGCGCTGGACGAGCTGGCCGCGTACCCCTCGGCCGAGGCAGCGAGGGAGGCGGTCGCCGCCCGTCACGGCCGCGACGCGTCGGACGTCCTGGTGACCGCGGGCGCGGCCGAGGCGTTCACCTTGCTGGCCACGGCGTTGCGGCCGCGGCACGCGGTGGTGGTGCACCCGCAGTTCACCGAGCCGGAAGCGGCGTTGCGTGCGGCCGGGCACGAGGTGGAGCGGGTGGCGCTGTCCGCCGCGGACGGTTTCGTGCTGCGACCGGTGCCCGCGGACGCGGATCTGGTGTTCGTCGGCAACCCCACCAACCCGACTTCGGTGCTGCACCCGGCCGCCGCGCTGCGCGCGCTGGCCCGGCCGGGGCGGATCCTGGTGGTCGACGAGGCGTTCCTGGACGCGGTGCCCGGTGAGCCGGAAAGCCTGGCGGGGGAACGGTTGCCGGGCGTCGTGGTGATCCGGAGCCTGACGAAGACCTGGGGGATCGCCGGGCTGCGCGCGGGATACGTGCTGGCCGAGCCGCCGGTGGTGGCGGCGTTGCGGGCCGTGCAACCGCCGTGGTCGGTGTCCACGCTCGCCGCGCGCGCCGTGGTCGCGTGCTCCCGGCCCCCGGCGCTCGACGAGGCGGACAAGCTGGCCGTGCGCGCCGAGCAGGACCGCGAGTACCTGGTGGCCGGGCTGCGCGCGCTGGGCGTCGAGGTCGCCGGTGAGCCGCGAGGCCCGTTCGTGCTGGTGCGGATCCCCGGCGCGGCGGCGTTGCGCCTGCGGTTGCGGGAGGCCGGCTACGCCGTCCGGAGAGGCGACACGTTCCCCGGCCTGGACGGCGACTGGCTGCGCATCGCGGTCCGCGACCATGCCGTGACGGACGGCTTCCTCGCGGCCCTGGAGTCTCGGCTGAACGGGTGA
- the cobT gene encoding nicotinate-nucleotide--dimethylbenzimidazole phosphoribosyltransferase, with amino-acid sequence MTRFDIPVPDAAAHAAAVERLDALVKPVGALGRLEELAAWLCAASGQVPPPPITRPRVVVFAGDHGVSRLSAYPREVTAAMVRVFLAGRSGVNVLAREAGAGVRVLDIAVDADLSDVPEAVRAWKIRRGSGSIDVEDALAPGEARRAFDAGRAVADGEVDDGADLLIPGDMGIGNTTVAAALVAAALGVPAEEVVGAGTGVDEAGRARKVSVVRAAVERAGARVADPFELLTALGSACAAATAGFLVQGAVRGVPVLLDGVFSGAAAVVAAEIAPGAARWWLAGHRSTEPSQAFALKSLGLTPILDLGLRLGEGSGAVQAVPTLRAARAVIADMGLLADLA; translated from the coding sequence GTGACCCGCTTCGACATCCCGGTGCCCGACGCGGCCGCGCACGCCGCCGCGGTGGAGCGGCTGGACGCGCTCGTCAAACCGGTGGGCGCGCTGGGCAGGCTGGAGGAGCTCGCCGCGTGGCTGTGCGCCGCGTCCGGGCAGGTCCCGCCGCCGCCGATCACCCGGCCACGCGTGGTCGTCTTCGCCGGTGACCACGGCGTCAGCCGGCTGTCGGCCTATCCGCGCGAGGTCACCGCCGCGATGGTGCGGGTGTTCCTGGCCGGCAGGAGCGGCGTGAACGTGCTGGCCCGCGAGGCCGGTGCCGGTGTGCGGGTGCTGGACATCGCGGTCGACGCGGACCTGTCCGACGTGCCGGAAGCGGTGCGGGCGTGGAAGATCCGGCGCGGCTCGGGGTCGATCGACGTCGAGGACGCGCTGGCCCCGGGCGAGGCGCGGCGGGCGTTCGACGCGGGCCGCGCGGTGGCCGACGGCGAGGTCGACGACGGTGCGGACCTCCTCATCCCCGGTGACATGGGCATCGGCAACACGACCGTGGCCGCGGCCCTGGTCGCCGCGGCCCTGGGGGTGCCGGCGGAGGAGGTCGTCGGCGCCGGGACCGGCGTGGACGAGGCCGGGCGGGCACGGAAGGTTTCGGTGGTGCGCGCCGCGGTCGAGCGGGCCGGCGCGCGGGTGGCGGACCCGTTCGAGCTGCTCACCGCGCTGGGCAGTGCGTGCGCGGCCGCGACCGCCGGGTTCCTGGTCCAGGGTGCCGTGCGCGGGGTGCCGGTGCTGCTGGACGGGGTGTTCTCCGGCGCGGCCGCGGTGGTGGCGGCGGAGATCGCGCCCGGGGCGGCGCGGTGGTGGCTGGCCGGGCACCGCTCGACCGAGCCGTCGCAAGCGTTTGCGCTCAAGTCGCTGGGGTTGACGCCGATCCTGGACCTGGGCCTGCGGCTCGGCGAGGGCAGCGGCGCGGTCCAGGCGGTGCCCACGCTGCGCGCGGCGCGTGCCGTGATCGCGGACATGGGCCTGCTGGCCGACCTCGCCTGA
- a CDS encoding adenosylcobinamide-GDP ribazoletransferase gives MLTGDALRMAVGTLTALPTPAPRVIDRRVAAGAMLLAPLAAVPLAVLAGVVVLGGDALRLPAIAVAGLTVGAVGLASRGLHLDGLADTADGLGASFDRTRALDIMRRGDSGPTGVATLVLVLIVQCGSLAGAIGAGRGVTAAVVGTLLSRWVLALCCTRGVPPARPEGLGATVAGSVRLPWTVLTCGVAAGLTTLAPGLPWWRGPVAVAAAFLAAGVVVWRCTARLGGITGDVLGACVEFAAAASWLALAP, from the coding sequence ATGCTGACCGGCGACGCACTGCGGATGGCCGTGGGCACCCTCACCGCTCTCCCGACCCCGGCTCCGCGCGTCATCGACCGCCGGGTCGCCGCCGGAGCGATGCTGCTGGCCCCGCTGGCGGCGGTTCCGCTCGCGGTGCTCGCCGGGGTGGTGGTCCTCGGCGGGGACGCCCTGCGGTTACCGGCCATCGCCGTGGCCGGGCTCACCGTCGGCGCGGTGGGCCTGGCCAGCCGCGGCCTGCACCTCGACGGCCTCGCCGACACCGCGGACGGCCTCGGCGCCTCGTTCGACCGCACCCGGGCCCTGGACATCATGCGCCGGGGCGATTCGGGCCCCACCGGCGTCGCCACGCTCGTGCTCGTGCTGATCGTCCAATGTGGATCCCTGGCGGGCGCGATCGGCGCCGGTCGCGGGGTCACCGCCGCCGTCGTGGGCACGCTGCTCAGCCGGTGGGTGCTGGCGCTGTGCTGTACCCGCGGTGTGCCCCCGGCCCGGCCGGAGGGTCTGGGCGCGACCGTGGCCGGCAGCGTCCGTCTCCCGTGGACGGTCCTGACCTGCGGCGTCGCGGCCGGGCTGACCACGCTCGCCCCCGGCCTACCGTGGTGGCGCGGCCCGGTCGCGGTCGCCGCGGCCTTCCTCGCCGCGGGTGTGGTGGTGTGGCGGTGCACCGCGCGGCTGGGCGGCATCACCGGGGACGTCCTCGGCGCCTGCGTGGAGTTCGCCGCCGCGGCGAGCTGGCTGGCGCTCGCGCCGTAG
- a CDS encoding cobyrinate a,c-diamide synthase produces MVARLIIAAPASGHGKTTIATGLMAALRARGLAVSGHKVGPDFIDPGYHALATGRPPRNLDPFLQGEDRLVPLLRHGAAGADIAVIEGVMGLFDGQLGTAGYASTAHVARLLAAPVVLVVDASAASRSVAATVLGFARYEPGVEIAGVILNKLGSPRHEEEIRAALVRTGIPVLGALRRNDGIHAPSRHLGLVPAAERDAESRELLPKLAAWVADGVDLAAVVRVARSAPALTAPVWEPAGSHSGPYSGPRRVVAAAAGPAFTFRYTETAELLAASGVDVVDLDPLRDKALPEGCAGLYFGGGFPEVHVSDLSANAPLRAELAAAIRRGMPVVAECAGLLYLCRELDGLPMVGALDASAAMTRRGALGYRTAVAPAPNLLAEPGHQVTGHEFHRTEVRPRAGAPAAWTWDGAPDGFASRTLHASYLHVHWAGHPVLARRFAAAVHAHG; encoded by the coding sequence GTGGTAGCGCGCCTGATCATCGCCGCGCCCGCCTCGGGGCACGGCAAGACGACGATCGCCACCGGGCTCATGGCCGCGCTGCGCGCCCGGGGGCTGGCGGTCTCCGGGCACAAGGTCGGGCCGGACTTCATCGATCCCGGCTACCACGCCCTCGCCACCGGGCGGCCGCCGCGCAACCTCGACCCGTTCCTGCAAGGGGAGGACCGGCTGGTCCCGCTGCTGCGGCATGGTGCCGCGGGTGCGGACATCGCGGTGATCGAGGGCGTGATGGGCCTGTTCGACGGGCAGCTCGGCACCGCGGGGTACGCCTCGACCGCGCACGTCGCGCGGCTGCTGGCCGCGCCGGTGGTGCTGGTGGTGGACGCGAGTGCGGCGAGCCGGAGCGTCGCGGCGACGGTGCTCGGGTTCGCGCGCTACGAACCCGGGGTGGAGATCGCCGGCGTGATCCTCAACAAGCTGGGCTCGCCGCGGCACGAGGAGGAGATCCGCGCGGCGCTGGTGCGGACCGGCATCCCGGTGCTCGGCGCGTTGCGGCGCAACGACGGCATCCACGCCCCGAGCCGGCACCTCGGGCTGGTACCGGCGGCCGAGCGGGACGCCGAGTCGCGGGAGCTGCTGCCGAAGCTGGCGGCGTGGGTGGCCGACGGGGTGGACCTGGCGGCGGTCGTGCGGGTGGCCCGGTCGGCTCCCGCGCTGACCGCTCCCGTGTGGGAGCCGGCGGGGTCGCACTCGGGGCCGTACTCGGGGCCGCGGCGGGTCGTCGCCGCGGCCGCGGGACCGGCGTTCACGTTCCGCTACACCGAGACGGCCGAGCTGCTCGCGGCGTCCGGAGTGGACGTGGTCGACCTGGACCCGTTGCGCGACAAGGCATTGCCGGAGGGCTGCGCCGGGTTGTACTTCGGCGGCGGGTTCCCCGAGGTGCATGTCTCGGACCTCTCGGCGAACGCGCCGCTGCGCGCGGAACTGGCCGCGGCGATCCGGCGCGGCATGCCGGTGGTGGCCGAATGCGCCGGACTGCTGTACCTGTGCCGGGAGCTGGACGGGCTGCCGATGGTGGGGGCGCTGGACGCGTCGGCGGCGATGACGCGGCGCGGCGCGCTCGGCTACCGCACCGCGGTCGCGCCCGCGCCGAACCTGCTGGCCGAGCCCGGGCACCAGGTCACCGGGCACGAATTCCACCGGACGGAGGTAAGGCCGCGGGCCGGTGCTCCGGCGGCGTGGACCTGGGACGGGGCCCCGGACGGGTTCGCGTCGCGCACGCTGCACGCGTCCTACCTGCACGTGCACTGGGCCGGGCATCCCGTGCTGGCGCGGCGGTTCGCGGCGGCGGTGCACGCGCATGGCTGA